One genomic window of Aggregatilinea lenta includes the following:
- the nuoF gene encoding NADH-quinone oxidoreductase subunit NuoF, whose protein sequence is MAHILLRDLDIPDIWQFDTYVANGGYEGLRKALQMTPPDVIQTVLDSNLRGRGGAGFSTGRKWSFIPQDAAIKYVVVNADESEPGTFKDRQIIEKNPHQLVEGAMIAAYAIQATAVYIYCRGEFWDIAHALEERIEEARQANLVGENVLGSGWSCDMFVHLGAGAYICGEESALLNSLQGLLGQPRVRPPFPAQKGGGLYYQPTVVNNVETLANVPWIMVNGPDAYKEIGTAQSPGPKIFCLSGHIEKPGNYELPLGATMRELIFEHGGGIPGGKKLKGILPSGASGPVIRVTDEVLDTPMTYEEMAKIGSTLGSASFILMDEDTDIVWAAAKMTHFFKHESCGKCTPCREGTFWLERIYERLLRGEGTAHDLTLLETVPAQMKGVTLCALGDFAANPVLVTVQLFREEYEQYVANAQAHQAQAVEALQDVTRKEAGELPETVAEGGA, encoded by the coding sequence ACGGCGGTTATGAAGGGCTGCGCAAAGCGCTCCAAATGACTCCGCCGGACGTGATCCAGACCGTGCTCGATTCCAATCTGCGCGGTCGCGGCGGCGCGGGGTTCTCGACGGGGCGTAAGTGGAGCTTCATCCCCCAGGACGCGGCGATCAAGTATGTGGTGGTCAATGCGGACGAAAGTGAGCCGGGCACCTTTAAGGACCGGCAGATCATCGAGAAGAACCCGCACCAGCTCGTCGAAGGCGCGATGATCGCGGCCTACGCAATTCAGGCGACGGCGGTGTACATCTACTGCCGTGGCGAGTTCTGGGACATCGCGCACGCGCTGGAAGAGCGCATCGAAGAGGCGCGCCAGGCGAACCTCGTGGGCGAAAACGTGCTCGGCTCTGGCTGGAGCTGCGACATGTTCGTGCACCTGGGCGCAGGCGCGTACATCTGCGGTGAGGAAAGCGCGCTGCTCAACAGCCTGCAAGGGCTGCTCGGCCAGCCGCGCGTACGTCCGCCGTTCCCGGCGCAGAAGGGCGGCGGCCTGTACTACCAGCCGACCGTGGTCAACAACGTCGAGACGCTGGCGAACGTGCCGTGGATCATGGTGAACGGTCCCGACGCCTATAAAGAGATCGGTACGGCGCAAAGCCCTGGACCCAAGATTTTCTGCCTCAGCGGTCACATCGAGAAGCCCGGCAACTACGAGCTGCCGCTTGGCGCGACCATGCGCGAGCTGATCTTCGAGCATGGCGGCGGCATTCCCGGCGGCAAGAAGCTGAAGGGTATTTTGCCCTCCGGCGCGAGCGGCCCGGTAATCCGCGTGACCGACGAGGTGCTCGACACGCCGATGACGTACGAGGAAATGGCGAAAATCGGCAGCACGCTCGGCTCCGCATCGTTCATCTTGATGGACGAAGACACGGACATCGTGTGGGCGGCGGCCAAAATGACGCACTTCTTCAAGCACGAAAGCTGCGGAAAGTGCACGCCCTGCCGTGAAGGGACCTTCTGGCTGGAGCGGATTTACGAGCGCTTGCTGCGCGGCGAAGGCACGGCGCATGACCTCACGCTGTTGGAGACCGTGCCTGCGCAGATGAAGGGCGTGACGCTCTGCGCGCTGGGTGACTTCGCGGCCAACCCTGTGCTGGTGACGGTACAGCTCTTCCGCGAGGAATACGAGCAGTATGTCGCGAACGCCCAGGCCCATCAGGCGCAGGCCGTCGAGGCGCTGCAAGACGTGACCCGCAAGGAAGCGGGTGAGCTGCCTGAAACCGTCGCCGAGGGTGGCGCATAA